In Bacillota bacterium, one DNA window encodes the following:
- the ald gene encoding alanine dehydrogenase, which translates to MVIGVPREIKDSEYRVAMVPAGVEILTKAGHTVLLESGAGKGTGITDEEYAQAGARIVPDAQTVYAQADMVVKVKEPLPQEYPLMRPGQVLFTYFHFAADEGLTQAMIRSGAVCIAYETIQLDDGSLPLLIPMSEIAGRMAIQEGAKYLERPMEGRGILLSGVPGVRPAHVLVLGGGVAGTNAAKIAAGIGANVTVMDINTARLRVLEDILPKNVDTLMSNAYNIREELRRADLVIGAALRPGARAPILITRDMLSLMKPGAVIVDISIDQGGIAETSKPTTHSHPTYTVDSIIHYCVTNMPGAVPGTSTYALTNETTRWVLELANLGWREAARKHPPLQRGLNIVDGKVTYAAIAELFGLTYTPVEAVL; encoded by the coding sequence ATGGTTATCGGTGTGCCGCGAGAGATTAAGGACAGCGAGTACCGCGTGGCAATGGTGCCTGCGGGCGTGGAGATATTGACCAAAGCAGGGCATACGGTGCTTCTCGAATCGGGCGCGGGCAAAGGCACCGGCATCACCGACGAAGAGTATGCACAGGCTGGCGCTCGAATCGTGCCCGATGCGCAAACCGTATACGCGCAGGCGGATATGGTGGTGAAGGTCAAGGAACCTTTGCCACAGGAATACCCTCTCATGCGCCCCGGACAGGTTCTGTTCACCTATTTCCACTTTGCGGCTGATGAGGGCTTGACACAGGCGATGATACGCAGCGGGGCGGTGTGCATCGCCTACGAGACCATCCAGCTGGACGACGGATCGCTGCCGCTACTGATTCCGATGAGCGAAATCGCCGGGCGGATGGCGATTCAGGAGGGGGCGAAGTATCTGGAGCGACCGATGGAAGGGCGCGGTATCCTGCTTTCCGGCGTGCCCGGGGTGCGCCCCGCGCATGTGCTGGTACTCGGCGGCGGCGTAGCAGGCACGAACGCGGCGAAGATAGCCGCAGGCATTGGCGCGAACGTCACGGTGATGGACATCAACACCGCCCGCCTGCGGGTGCTGGAAGACATCCTGCCCAAGAACGTGGACACGCTGATGTCCAACGCCTACAACATCCGCGAGGAGCTGCGCCGCGCGGACCTGGTCATCGGAGCGGCACTGCGTCCGGGGGCGCGTGCGCCCATTCTCATCACACGCGACATGCTGTCGCTGATGAAGCCGGGCGCGGTGATTGTGGACATCAGCATCGATCAGGGCGGCATCGCCGAAACGTCTAAACCCACCACCCATTCGCATCCAACCTACACGGTGGACAGCATCATCCACTATTGTGTGACAAACATGCCCGGTGCGGTGCCCGGTACCAGCACCTACGCCCTGACCAATGAGACCACCCGCTGGGTGCTGGAGCTGGCGAATCTCGGCTGGCGGGAGGCGGCACGCAAGCATCCACCTCTGCAGCGTGGGCTCAATATCGTGGATGGCAAAGTGACTTATGCTGCGATTGCGGAGCTGTTCGGGCTGACCTATACACCGGTGGAAGCCGTGCTGTGA